A single Vulpes vulpes isolate BD-2025 chromosome 16, VulVul3, whole genome shotgun sequence DNA region contains:
- the CNGA3 gene encoding cyclic nucleotide-gated channel alpha-3 isoform X4 → MAKINTQVSHPVVRTMDRDLDHVENGLSRVHSRSEETSSELQQEIAMETRGQAESRQSSYTSQGQARVSRLIISLRAWATRHLHREAQRPDSFLERFRGAELKEVSSRESNAHSNVGSQEPPDRGRRNKKAIMVMDPSGNMYYRWLTLIALPVFYNWCLLVCRACFDELQSEHVMLWLLLDYSADFLYGLDMLVRARTGFLEQGLMVKDAQRLWKHYTKTVHFKLDILSLVPTDLAYFKLGVNYPELRFNRLLKFSRLFEFFDRTETRTNYPNLFRIGNLVLYILIIIHWNACIYFAISKFIGFGTDSWVYPNVSNPEYGRLSRKYIYSLYWSTLTLTTIGETPPPVKDEEYVFVVIDFLVGVLIFATIVGNVGSMISNMNASRAEFQAKIDSIKQYMQFRKVTKDLETRVIRWFDYLWANKKTVDEKEVLKSLPDKLKAEIAINVHLDTLKKVRIFQDCEAGLLVELVLKLRPAVFSPGDYICKKGDIGREMYIIKEGKLAVVADDGITQFVVLSDGSYFGEISILNIKGSKSGNRRTANIRSIGYSDLFCLSKDDLMEALTEYPEAKKALEEKGRQILMKDNLIDEDVARAGADPKDIEEKVEHLESSLDTLQTRFARLLAEYNATQMKVKQRLSHLERQVKVSGSDPLSDGGIPGDAAKTEIKEQ, encoded by the exons GGTATCTCGTCTGATCATCTCGCTGCGAGCATGGGCCACCAGGCACTTACATCGTGAGGCCCAGAGACCAGATTCCTTCCTGGAGCGTTTCCGCGGAGCCGAGCTCAAGGAGGTGTCCAGCCGAGAAAGCAATGCCCACTCAAATGTGGGCAGCCAGGAGCCACCAGACAGGGGGAGAAG AAACAAGAAAGCCATCATGGTGATGGACCCCTCCGGCAACATGTACTATCGCTGGTTGACTCTCATTGCCCTGCCTGTCTTCTATAACTGGTGTCTGCTGGTGTGCAG GGCCTGTTTCGATGAGCTGCAGTCTGAGCACGTGATGCTGTGGCTGCTCCTGGACTACTCGGCAGATTTCCTCTATGGCTTGGATATGCTGGTGCGAGCCCGGACAG GCTTCCTGGAGCAAGGCTTGATGGTCAAGGATGCCCAGAGGCTGTGGAAGCATTACACAAAGACTGTGCACTTCAAGCTAGACATATTGTCCCTAGTCCCCACAGACCTGGCTTATTTTAAGTTGGGTGTAAACTATCCAGAACTGAGGTTCAACCGCCTACTGAAGTTTTCCCGGCTCTTTGAGTTCTTTGACCGCACAGAGACGAGAACCAACTACCCCAATTTGTTCAGGATCGGAAACTTGGTCTTGTACATCCTTATCATCATTCACTGGAATGCTTGCATCTACTTCGCCATTTCCAAGTTCATTGGTTTCGGGACAGATTCCTGGGTCTATCCAAACGTCTCAAACCCAGAGTATGGACGCCTCTCCAGGAAGTATATTTACAGTCTCTATTGGTCCACCTTGACCCTGACCACCATCGGGGAGACCCCACCCCCTGTAAAAGATGAGGAGTATGTGTTTGTGGTCATAGACTTCTTAGTGGGCGTCCTAATCTTTGCCACCATTGTTGGCAATGTGGGCTCCATGATCTCGAACATGAATGCTTCACGGGCCGAGTTCCAGGCCAAGATTGACTCCATCAAGCAGTACATGCAATTCCGCAAGGTGACCAAAGACTTGGAGACACGGGTGATCCGGTGGTTTGACTACCTGTGGGCCAACAAGAAGACGGTGGATGAGAAGGAGGTGCTGAAGAGTCTCCCAGACAAACTGAAGGCCGAGATCGCCATCAATGTGCACCTAGACACTCTGAAGAAGGTCCGCATCTTCCAGGACTGCGAGGCAGGGCTGCTGGTGGAGCTGGTGCTCAAGCTGCGGCCTGCAGTGTTCAGCCCAGGGGATTACATCTGCAAGAAGGGCGACATCGGAAGGGAGATGTACATCATCAAGGAGGGCAAGCTGGCTGTGGTGGCTGATGATGGGATCACCCAGTTCGTGGTCCTCAGTGACGGGAGTTACTTTGGGGAGATCAGCATCCTGAACATCAAGGGAAGCAAGTCAGGGAACCGAAGGACGGCCAACATCAGGAGCATTGGCTACTCAGACCTGTTCTGCCTCTCCAAGGATGACCTGATGGAGGCTCTCACTGAATACCCGGAAGCCAAGAAGGCCCTGGAGGAGAAGGGCCGGCAGATCCTGATGAAGGACAACCTGATCGACGAGGACGTGGCCAGGGCCGGGGCGGACCCCAAGGACATCGAGGAGAAAGTGGAGCACCTGGAGTCCTCCCTGGACACCCTGCAGACCAGGTTCGCTCGGCTCCTGGCCGAGTACAACGCAACCCAGATGAAAGTGAAACAGCGTCTCAGTCACCTGGAGCGCCAGGTGAAGGTCTCTGGGAGCGACCCCCTATCTGACGGGGGTATTCCTGGGGATGCCGCAAAAACAGAGATCAAAGAGCAGTGA
- the CNGA3 gene encoding cyclic nucleotide-gated channel alpha-3 isoform X1, which yields MAKINTQVSHPVVRTMDRDLDHVENGLSRVHSRSEETSSELQQEIAMETRGQAESRQSSYTSQGQARVSRLIISLRAWATRHLHREAQRPDSFLERFRGAELKEVSSRESNAHSNVGSQEPPDRGRSGWPLARNNTNTCNNSEDDKAKKEEKEKKEEKEKNCTKQEENKKAIMVMDPSGNMYYRWLTLIALPVFYNWCLLVCRACFDELQSEHVMLWLLLDYSADFLYGLDMLVRARTGFLEQGLMVKDAQRLWKHYTKTVHFKLDILSLVPTDLAYFKLGVNYPELRFNRLLKFSRLFEFFDRTETRTNYPNLFRIGNLVLYILIIIHWNACIYFAISKFIGFGTDSWVYPNVSNPEYGRLSRKYIYSLYWSTLTLTTIGETPPPVKDEEYVFVVIDFLVGVLIFATIVGNVGSMISNMNASRAEFQAKIDSIKQYMQFRKVTKDLETRVIRWFDYLWANKKTVDEKEVLKSLPDKLKAEIAINVHLDTLKKVRIFQDCEAGLLVELVLKLRPAVFSPGDYICKKGDIGREMYIIKEGKLAVVADDGITQFVVLSDGSYFGEISILNIKGSKSGNRRTANIRSIGYSDLFCLSKDDLMEALTEYPEAKKALEEKGRQILMKDNLIDEDVARAGADPKDIEEKVEHLESSLDTLQTRFARLLAEYNATQMKVKQRLSHLERQVKVSGSDPLSDGGIPGDAAKTEIKEQ from the exons GGTATCTCGTCTGATCATCTCGCTGCGAGCATGGGCCACCAGGCACTTACATCGTGAGGCCCAGAGACCAGATTCCTTCCTGGAGCGTTTCCGCGGAGCCGAGCTCAAGGAGGTGTCCAGCCGAGAAAGCAATGCCCACTCAAATGTGGGCAGCCAGGAGCCACCAGACAGGGGGAGAAG TGGCTGGCCCCTGGCCAGAAACAACACCAACACCTGCAACAATTCAGAGGA TGACAAGGcgaaaaaggaggagaaggagaaaaaggaagagaaagagaaaaactgcaCAAAACAAGAGGA AAACAAGAAAGCCATCATGGTGATGGACCCCTCCGGCAACATGTACTATCGCTGGTTGACTCTCATTGCCCTGCCTGTCTTCTATAACTGGTGTCTGCTGGTGTGCAG GGCCTGTTTCGATGAGCTGCAGTCTGAGCACGTGATGCTGTGGCTGCTCCTGGACTACTCGGCAGATTTCCTCTATGGCTTGGATATGCTGGTGCGAGCCCGGACAG GCTTCCTGGAGCAAGGCTTGATGGTCAAGGATGCCCAGAGGCTGTGGAAGCATTACACAAAGACTGTGCACTTCAAGCTAGACATATTGTCCCTAGTCCCCACAGACCTGGCTTATTTTAAGTTGGGTGTAAACTATCCAGAACTGAGGTTCAACCGCCTACTGAAGTTTTCCCGGCTCTTTGAGTTCTTTGACCGCACAGAGACGAGAACCAACTACCCCAATTTGTTCAGGATCGGAAACTTGGTCTTGTACATCCTTATCATCATTCACTGGAATGCTTGCATCTACTTCGCCATTTCCAAGTTCATTGGTTTCGGGACAGATTCCTGGGTCTATCCAAACGTCTCAAACCCAGAGTATGGACGCCTCTCCAGGAAGTATATTTACAGTCTCTATTGGTCCACCTTGACCCTGACCACCATCGGGGAGACCCCACCCCCTGTAAAAGATGAGGAGTATGTGTTTGTGGTCATAGACTTCTTAGTGGGCGTCCTAATCTTTGCCACCATTGTTGGCAATGTGGGCTCCATGATCTCGAACATGAATGCTTCACGGGCCGAGTTCCAGGCCAAGATTGACTCCATCAAGCAGTACATGCAATTCCGCAAGGTGACCAAAGACTTGGAGACACGGGTGATCCGGTGGTTTGACTACCTGTGGGCCAACAAGAAGACGGTGGATGAGAAGGAGGTGCTGAAGAGTCTCCCAGACAAACTGAAGGCCGAGATCGCCATCAATGTGCACCTAGACACTCTGAAGAAGGTCCGCATCTTCCAGGACTGCGAGGCAGGGCTGCTGGTGGAGCTGGTGCTCAAGCTGCGGCCTGCAGTGTTCAGCCCAGGGGATTACATCTGCAAGAAGGGCGACATCGGAAGGGAGATGTACATCATCAAGGAGGGCAAGCTGGCTGTGGTGGCTGATGATGGGATCACCCAGTTCGTGGTCCTCAGTGACGGGAGTTACTTTGGGGAGATCAGCATCCTGAACATCAAGGGAAGCAAGTCAGGGAACCGAAGGACGGCCAACATCAGGAGCATTGGCTACTCAGACCTGTTCTGCCTCTCCAAGGATGACCTGATGGAGGCTCTCACTGAATACCCGGAAGCCAAGAAGGCCCTGGAGGAGAAGGGCCGGCAGATCCTGATGAAGGACAACCTGATCGACGAGGACGTGGCCAGGGCCGGGGCGGACCCCAAGGACATCGAGGAGAAAGTGGAGCACCTGGAGTCCTCCCTGGACACCCTGCAGACCAGGTTCGCTCGGCTCCTGGCCGAGTACAACGCAACCCAGATGAAAGTGAAACAGCGTCTCAGTCACCTGGAGCGCCAGGTGAAGGTCTCTGGGAGCGACCCCCTATCTGACGGGGGTATTCCTGGGGATGCCGCAAAAACAGAGATCAAAGAGCAGTGA
- the CNGA3 gene encoding cyclic nucleotide-gated channel alpha-3 isoform X2, producing the protein MCAHAFRPALHRVHSRSEETSSELQQEIAMETRGQAESRQSSYTSQGQARVSRLIISLRAWATRHLHREAQRPDSFLERFRGAELKEVSSRESNAHSNVGSQEPPDRGRSGWPLARNNTNTCNNSEDDKAKKEEKEKKEEKEKNCTKQEENKKAIMVMDPSGNMYYRWLTLIALPVFYNWCLLVCRACFDELQSEHVMLWLLLDYSADFLYGLDMLVRARTGFLEQGLMVKDAQRLWKHYTKTVHFKLDILSLVPTDLAYFKLGVNYPELRFNRLLKFSRLFEFFDRTETRTNYPNLFRIGNLVLYILIIIHWNACIYFAISKFIGFGTDSWVYPNVSNPEYGRLSRKYIYSLYWSTLTLTTIGETPPPVKDEEYVFVVIDFLVGVLIFATIVGNVGSMISNMNASRAEFQAKIDSIKQYMQFRKVTKDLETRVIRWFDYLWANKKTVDEKEVLKSLPDKLKAEIAINVHLDTLKKVRIFQDCEAGLLVELVLKLRPAVFSPGDYICKKGDIGREMYIIKEGKLAVVADDGITQFVVLSDGSYFGEISILNIKGSKSGNRRTANIRSIGYSDLFCLSKDDLMEALTEYPEAKKALEEKGRQILMKDNLIDEDVARAGADPKDIEEKVEHLESSLDTLQTRFARLLAEYNATQMKVKQRLSHLERQVKVSGSDPLSDGGIPGDAAKTEIKEQ; encoded by the exons GGTATCTCGTCTGATCATCTCGCTGCGAGCATGGGCCACCAGGCACTTACATCGTGAGGCCCAGAGACCAGATTCCTTCCTGGAGCGTTTCCGCGGAGCCGAGCTCAAGGAGGTGTCCAGCCGAGAAAGCAATGCCCACTCAAATGTGGGCAGCCAGGAGCCACCAGACAGGGGGAGAAG TGGCTGGCCCCTGGCCAGAAACAACACCAACACCTGCAACAATTCAGAGGA TGACAAGGcgaaaaaggaggagaaggagaaaaaggaagagaaagagaaaaactgcaCAAAACAAGAGGA AAACAAGAAAGCCATCATGGTGATGGACCCCTCCGGCAACATGTACTATCGCTGGTTGACTCTCATTGCCCTGCCTGTCTTCTATAACTGGTGTCTGCTGGTGTGCAG GGCCTGTTTCGATGAGCTGCAGTCTGAGCACGTGATGCTGTGGCTGCTCCTGGACTACTCGGCAGATTTCCTCTATGGCTTGGATATGCTGGTGCGAGCCCGGACAG GCTTCCTGGAGCAAGGCTTGATGGTCAAGGATGCCCAGAGGCTGTGGAAGCATTACACAAAGACTGTGCACTTCAAGCTAGACATATTGTCCCTAGTCCCCACAGACCTGGCTTATTTTAAGTTGGGTGTAAACTATCCAGAACTGAGGTTCAACCGCCTACTGAAGTTTTCCCGGCTCTTTGAGTTCTTTGACCGCACAGAGACGAGAACCAACTACCCCAATTTGTTCAGGATCGGAAACTTGGTCTTGTACATCCTTATCATCATTCACTGGAATGCTTGCATCTACTTCGCCATTTCCAAGTTCATTGGTTTCGGGACAGATTCCTGGGTCTATCCAAACGTCTCAAACCCAGAGTATGGACGCCTCTCCAGGAAGTATATTTACAGTCTCTATTGGTCCACCTTGACCCTGACCACCATCGGGGAGACCCCACCCCCTGTAAAAGATGAGGAGTATGTGTTTGTGGTCATAGACTTCTTAGTGGGCGTCCTAATCTTTGCCACCATTGTTGGCAATGTGGGCTCCATGATCTCGAACATGAATGCTTCACGGGCCGAGTTCCAGGCCAAGATTGACTCCATCAAGCAGTACATGCAATTCCGCAAGGTGACCAAAGACTTGGAGACACGGGTGATCCGGTGGTTTGACTACCTGTGGGCCAACAAGAAGACGGTGGATGAGAAGGAGGTGCTGAAGAGTCTCCCAGACAAACTGAAGGCCGAGATCGCCATCAATGTGCACCTAGACACTCTGAAGAAGGTCCGCATCTTCCAGGACTGCGAGGCAGGGCTGCTGGTGGAGCTGGTGCTCAAGCTGCGGCCTGCAGTGTTCAGCCCAGGGGATTACATCTGCAAGAAGGGCGACATCGGAAGGGAGATGTACATCATCAAGGAGGGCAAGCTGGCTGTGGTGGCTGATGATGGGATCACCCAGTTCGTGGTCCTCAGTGACGGGAGTTACTTTGGGGAGATCAGCATCCTGAACATCAAGGGAAGCAAGTCAGGGAACCGAAGGACGGCCAACATCAGGAGCATTGGCTACTCAGACCTGTTCTGCCTCTCCAAGGATGACCTGATGGAGGCTCTCACTGAATACCCGGAAGCCAAGAAGGCCCTGGAGGAGAAGGGCCGGCAGATCCTGATGAAGGACAACCTGATCGACGAGGACGTGGCCAGGGCCGGGGCGGACCCCAAGGACATCGAGGAGAAAGTGGAGCACCTGGAGTCCTCCCTGGACACCCTGCAGACCAGGTTCGCTCGGCTCCTGGCCGAGTACAACGCAACCCAGATGAAAGTGAAACAGCGTCTCAGTCACCTGGAGCGCCAGGTGAAGGTCTCTGGGAGCGACCCCCTATCTGACGGGGGTATTCCTGGGGATGCCGCAAAAACAGAGATCAAAGAGCAGTGA
- the CNGA3 gene encoding cyclic nucleotide-gated channel alpha-3 isoform X3 codes for MAKINTQVSHPVVRTMDRDLDHVENGLSRVHSRSEETSSELQQEIAMETRGQAESRQSSYTSQGQARVSRLIISLRAWATRHLHREAQRPDSFLERFRGAELKEVSSRESNAHSNVGSQEPPDRGRSDKAKKEEKEKKEEKEKNCTKQEENKKAIMVMDPSGNMYYRWLTLIALPVFYNWCLLVCRACFDELQSEHVMLWLLLDYSADFLYGLDMLVRARTGFLEQGLMVKDAQRLWKHYTKTVHFKLDILSLVPTDLAYFKLGVNYPELRFNRLLKFSRLFEFFDRTETRTNYPNLFRIGNLVLYILIIIHWNACIYFAISKFIGFGTDSWVYPNVSNPEYGRLSRKYIYSLYWSTLTLTTIGETPPPVKDEEYVFVVIDFLVGVLIFATIVGNVGSMISNMNASRAEFQAKIDSIKQYMQFRKVTKDLETRVIRWFDYLWANKKTVDEKEVLKSLPDKLKAEIAINVHLDTLKKVRIFQDCEAGLLVELVLKLRPAVFSPGDYICKKGDIGREMYIIKEGKLAVVADDGITQFVVLSDGSYFGEISILNIKGSKSGNRRTANIRSIGYSDLFCLSKDDLMEALTEYPEAKKALEEKGRQILMKDNLIDEDVARAGADPKDIEEKVEHLESSLDTLQTRFARLLAEYNATQMKVKQRLSHLERQVKVSGSDPLSDGGIPGDAAKTEIKEQ; via the exons GGTATCTCGTCTGATCATCTCGCTGCGAGCATGGGCCACCAGGCACTTACATCGTGAGGCCCAGAGACCAGATTCCTTCCTGGAGCGTTTCCGCGGAGCCGAGCTCAAGGAGGTGTCCAGCCGAGAAAGCAATGCCCACTCAAATGTGGGCAGCCAGGAGCCACCAGACAGGGGGAGAAG TGACAAGGcgaaaaaggaggagaaggagaaaaaggaagagaaagagaaaaactgcaCAAAACAAGAGGA AAACAAGAAAGCCATCATGGTGATGGACCCCTCCGGCAACATGTACTATCGCTGGTTGACTCTCATTGCCCTGCCTGTCTTCTATAACTGGTGTCTGCTGGTGTGCAG GGCCTGTTTCGATGAGCTGCAGTCTGAGCACGTGATGCTGTGGCTGCTCCTGGACTACTCGGCAGATTTCCTCTATGGCTTGGATATGCTGGTGCGAGCCCGGACAG GCTTCCTGGAGCAAGGCTTGATGGTCAAGGATGCCCAGAGGCTGTGGAAGCATTACACAAAGACTGTGCACTTCAAGCTAGACATATTGTCCCTAGTCCCCACAGACCTGGCTTATTTTAAGTTGGGTGTAAACTATCCAGAACTGAGGTTCAACCGCCTACTGAAGTTTTCCCGGCTCTTTGAGTTCTTTGACCGCACAGAGACGAGAACCAACTACCCCAATTTGTTCAGGATCGGAAACTTGGTCTTGTACATCCTTATCATCATTCACTGGAATGCTTGCATCTACTTCGCCATTTCCAAGTTCATTGGTTTCGGGACAGATTCCTGGGTCTATCCAAACGTCTCAAACCCAGAGTATGGACGCCTCTCCAGGAAGTATATTTACAGTCTCTATTGGTCCACCTTGACCCTGACCACCATCGGGGAGACCCCACCCCCTGTAAAAGATGAGGAGTATGTGTTTGTGGTCATAGACTTCTTAGTGGGCGTCCTAATCTTTGCCACCATTGTTGGCAATGTGGGCTCCATGATCTCGAACATGAATGCTTCACGGGCCGAGTTCCAGGCCAAGATTGACTCCATCAAGCAGTACATGCAATTCCGCAAGGTGACCAAAGACTTGGAGACACGGGTGATCCGGTGGTTTGACTACCTGTGGGCCAACAAGAAGACGGTGGATGAGAAGGAGGTGCTGAAGAGTCTCCCAGACAAACTGAAGGCCGAGATCGCCATCAATGTGCACCTAGACACTCTGAAGAAGGTCCGCATCTTCCAGGACTGCGAGGCAGGGCTGCTGGTGGAGCTGGTGCTCAAGCTGCGGCCTGCAGTGTTCAGCCCAGGGGATTACATCTGCAAGAAGGGCGACATCGGAAGGGAGATGTACATCATCAAGGAGGGCAAGCTGGCTGTGGTGGCTGATGATGGGATCACCCAGTTCGTGGTCCTCAGTGACGGGAGTTACTTTGGGGAGATCAGCATCCTGAACATCAAGGGAAGCAAGTCAGGGAACCGAAGGACGGCCAACATCAGGAGCATTGGCTACTCAGACCTGTTCTGCCTCTCCAAGGATGACCTGATGGAGGCTCTCACTGAATACCCGGAAGCCAAGAAGGCCCTGGAGGAGAAGGGCCGGCAGATCCTGATGAAGGACAACCTGATCGACGAGGACGTGGCCAGGGCCGGGGCGGACCCCAAGGACATCGAGGAGAAAGTGGAGCACCTGGAGTCCTCCCTGGACACCCTGCAGACCAGGTTCGCTCGGCTCCTGGCCGAGTACAACGCAACCCAGATGAAAGTGAAACAGCGTCTCAGTCACCTGGAGCGCCAGGTGAAGGTCTCTGGGAGCGACCCCCTATCTGACGGGGGTATTCCTGGGGATGCCGCAAAAACAGAGATCAAAGAGCAGTGA